The following proteins are co-located in the Nitrospirota bacterium genome:
- the hisG gene encoding ATP phosphoribosyltransferase, which produces MLTIALSKGKMLDLTLDLFRRAGYAMGSLSTESRRLVFPCPEIGMTFLIVRPTDVPTYVEYGAADVGIVGKDVLMEQESDVYEPLDLGFGACRIAVAALEGQASRDRLSSKIRVATKYPKITERYFNQRGVPVEIIKLYGSIELAPLVGLADRIVDLVETGNTLKAHHLVEVECIAQSTARLVVNRASLKLKHAVITELIQKLRAVSRTSTGSRAAAPRKPSRGARQTVKRTRT; this is translated from the coding sequence ATGCTGACCATTGCCTTGTCGAAGGGGAAAATGTTGGACCTCACGCTGGACCTGTTTCGTCGAGCGGGCTACGCCATGGGTAGTCTTTCCACCGAGAGTCGCCGGCTCGTGTTCCCCTGTCCGGAGATCGGCATGACCTTTCTCATCGTGCGGCCGACCGATGTGCCGACCTATGTCGAATATGGCGCCGCGGATGTCGGAATTGTCGGAAAAGATGTGTTGATGGAGCAGGAGAGCGACGTATATGAGCCATTGGATTTAGGATTCGGAGCGTGTAGAATCGCCGTCGCTGCGCTCGAGGGACAGGCCTCACGGGATCGGTTGTCCTCGAAAATTCGGGTCGCGACCAAGTATCCGAAGATCACCGAGCGGTATTTCAATCAGCGCGGCGTGCCGGTCGAAATTATCAAGTTGTACGGCTCGATTGAGCTGGCGCCGTTGGTCGGTCTGGCTGATCGGATCGTCGATCTGGTCGAGACCGGCAATACGTTGAAGGCGCATCATCTCGTCGAAGTGGAGTGTATTGCGCAATCTACGGCTCGGCTGGTCGTCAATCGAGCGAGTTTGAAGCTGAAGCATGCGGTGATTACAGAGCTGATCCAAAAGCTCCGGGCCGTCAGTCGCACATCAACGGGGTCTCGAGCAGCCGCTCCGCGCAAACCTTCGCGTGGAGCACGTCAAACAGTCAAACGGACGCGTACATGA
- the murA gene encoding UDP-N-acetylglucosamine 1-carboxyvinyltransferase, producing MDRTVITGGIPLRGEVQISGAKNAALPILASTILGGGECVITNVPRVVDVVTMGKLLGILGAKVHHEGNRAVIDAGMISSTQAPYDLVKTMRASVLVLGPLLARWGEATVSMPGGCAIGSRPVNLHLAGLAKMGAEVSMEHGYIRATAKRLTGAHIYCDTPTVTGTENLMMAATLAQGTTVIENAAKEPEIVDLANFLVKRGARIVGAGTDVITIEGVRELHGSDHDVIPDRIETGTYLVAGAITRGAVTVNRCCPGHLDALLMKLQEAGVEMEVGQDRIHLNAASRLKGIDIRTLPYPGFPTDMQAQMVALMTAAEGTSVITETVFESRFMHVEELRRMGADIKVEGNRAVVTGPTRLTGAPVMASDLRASAGLFLAGLAAEGTTEILRVYHLDRGYERMEEKLRGLGATITRHKEGAAPAETR from the coding sequence ATGGATCGGACAGTCATTACCGGCGGGATACCGCTTCGAGGAGAGGTGCAGATCAGCGGGGCGAAGAATGCCGCCTTGCCGATCTTGGCCTCCACCATTCTTGGCGGCGGCGAATGCGTGATTACCAATGTGCCCCGCGTGGTAGATGTTGTCACCATGGGGAAGCTGTTGGGTATCCTGGGCGCAAAGGTTCACCATGAGGGGAATCGTGCGGTGATCGATGCGGGGATGATCAGCTCGACCCAAGCCCCCTACGACCTCGTCAAAACCATGCGGGCCTCCGTGCTGGTCTTGGGGCCGCTGTTGGCACGATGGGGCGAAGCGACGGTGTCGATGCCCGGTGGTTGTGCGATCGGGTCACGGCCCGTCAATCTCCATCTTGCCGGACTGGCCAAAATGGGTGCGGAAGTTTCGATGGAACATGGGTATATTCGCGCCACCGCGAAGCGGTTGACCGGCGCACATATTTACTGCGACACGCCGACGGTGACTGGAACGGAAAATCTGATGATGGCCGCGACGCTGGCCCAGGGGACCACGGTCATTGAAAACGCTGCCAAAGAACCGGAAATTGTCGACCTTGCGAACTTTCTTGTGAAGCGTGGGGCTCGTATCGTCGGTGCCGGAACGGATGTGATCACGATCGAAGGAGTCCGTGAGTTGCACGGGAGCGATCATGACGTCATCCCGGATCGCATCGAAACCGGTACGTATCTCGTGGCCGGGGCTATCACGCGGGGCGCGGTCACGGTCAATCGATGTTGTCCGGGCCACTTGGATGCATTATTGATGAAGTTGCAAGAGGCAGGCGTCGAGATGGAGGTGGGGCAGGACCGGATTCATCTCAATGCGGCTTCGCGGCTCAAAGGCATCGACATCCGGACATTGCCCTATCCCGGGTTTCCCACCGACATGCAGGCGCAAATGGTAGCCTTGATGACGGCAGCCGAGGGCACGAGTGTGATTACGGAGACGGTCTTTGAGAGTCGCTTCATGCATGTCGAGGAGTTGCGGCGGATGGGCGCCGATATTAAGGTTGAGGGCAACCGGGCGGTGGTGACCGGGCCGACCAGGCTCACTGGTGCGCCGGTGATGGCTTCCGACCTTCGTGCGAGCGCCGGTTTGTTCTTGGCTGGGCTTGCGGCGGAAGGCACCACGGAGATTCTTCGGGTCTACCATCTGGATCGTGGGTATGAGCGGATGGAAGAGAAACTGCGTGGATTGGGTGCGACGATTACCCGTCATAAAGAAGGGGCGGCTCCGGCCGAGACGCGCTGA